The Cyclobacteriaceae bacterium genome includes a region encoding these proteins:
- a CDS encoding response regulator transcription factor, which produces MSTGIISCVVVDDDQVSLHVVEKLIAQTPSLKLESSFTNPIEATHYLREHPVDVIFLDIEMPQLNGFEMISLLDYTPAIIIMTAKKEYALQAFDYEVHDFLMKPITDYSRFLKAVNGLHKIDQRTGDSDPWNFFVKSDSLLHNILIDDILFIEAFGDYVKIHTVQKVLMVLSTLKAIESKVPPDRFVRVHRSYIINVKRIENIDPNNLQIGNKVIPVSPNFRENLLKKINLL; this is translated from the coding sequence ATGTCAACCGGAATAATTTCCTGTGTTGTAGTCGACGACGATCAGGTTTCCCTGCATGTAGTGGAGAAGCTGATCGCTCAAACTCCATCGTTAAAGCTTGAAAGTTCTTTTACCAATCCTATCGAGGCAACCCATTACCTGCGCGAGCATCCGGTAGATGTGATCTTCCTTGATATCGAAATGCCGCAGTTGAACGGCTTCGAGATGATCTCCCTGCTCGACTATACTCCCGCCATCATCATCATGACCGCCAAGAAGGAATATGCCCTTCAGGCTTTTGATTATGAGGTCCATGATTTTTTAATGAAACCCATCACCGACTATTCAAGATTCCTCAAAGCAGTGAATGGCCTTCATAAGATCGATCAAAGAACAGGCGACAGCGATCCCTGGAATTTCTTTGTCAAGTCTGACTCATTGCTCCACAATATCCTTATCGACGATATTCTATTCATCGAGGCATTCGGTGACTATGTAAAGATCCATACCGTCCAGAAGGTATTGATGGTCCTTTCTACCCTGAAAGCGATTGAAAGCAAAGTTCCCCCCGACAGATTTGTAAGGGTTCATCGATCGTACATCATCAATGTAAAGCGCATTGAAAACATCGACCCCAATAATCTCCAGATCGGAAATAAGGTGATCCCTGTGAGTCCCAATTTCAGGGAAAACCTGCTGAAAAAGATCAACCTTCTGTAA
- a CDS encoding glycosyltransferase family 2 protein, which produces MLDISVIIPAKDEEESIPELSQWISRVMESHGFSYEVIFVDDGSEDGTWEQIKKASRTNSSFKGIRFNRNFGKSAALHTAFKVAYGDVVITMDSDLQDSPDEIPALYKMIKQDGFQLVSGWKKKRHDPIGKTIPSKFFNFITRKISGINLHDFNCGLKAYSNVVVKNITVYGEMHRYIPVLAKWAGFKKIGEKVVEHHERKYGHSKFGLERFMRGFLDLLSITFIGRFAKRPMHFFGFWGSVSFLIGAFFTVKILWDKFDSVFISKIPLKRDVAEQPIFYLALVALILGTQLFLTGFIAELIARQSISKKDYLVIEKTGMEQWPTVSGFRVPTSQSETSK; this is translated from the coding sequence ATCTTGGATATATCGGTCATCATTCCTGCTAAAGACGAAGAAGAATCAATACCTGAATTGAGTCAGTGGATAAGCCGTGTGATGGAGTCGCATGGCTTTTCTTATGAAGTCATCTTTGTAGATGATGGTAGTGAAGACGGCACCTGGGAACAGATAAAGAAAGCAAGCAGGACCAATTCCTCTTTCAAAGGGATCCGCTTCAACCGGAACTTCGGTAAATCTGCCGCACTTCACACTGCCTTCAAAGTTGCCTATGGAGATGTGGTCATCACCATGGATTCCGATCTTCAGGATAGTCCCGATGAAATACCTGCGCTCTATAAAATGATCAAGCAGGATGGCTTTCAACTGGTATCAGGATGGAAAAAGAAACGTCATGACCCGATCGGAAAAACAATCCCATCCAAGTTCTTCAATTTCATTACCCGGAAGATATCCGGCATCAACCTTCACGACTTCAACTGTGGACTCAAGGCTTACAGCAATGTCGTGGTGAAGAACATAACCGTCTACGGTGAAATGCACCGTTACATTCCGGTCCTCGCCAAGTGGGCAGGCTTTAAGAAGATCGGTGAAAAAGTTGTTGAGCATCATGAACGTAAATACGGTCACAGCAAGTTTGGACTCGAACGCTTTATGCGCGGCTTCCTCGATCTGCTATCCATAACGTTCATTGGAAGATTTGCAAAACGACCCATGCACTTCTTTGGCTTCTGGGGATCAGTATCTTTCCTCATCGGAGCTTTCTTTACTGTTAAGATCCTGTGGGATAAATTTGATTCTGTCTTTATATCAAAGATCCCCCTCAAACGTGACGTTGCCGAACAGCCGATCTTTTATCTGGCACTGGTAGCGTTGATTCTGGGTACGCAGCTGTTTTTAACAGGCTTTATTGCTGAATTGATCGCCCGTCAATCAATCTCCAAAAAGGATTATCTTGTAATAGAAAAGACTGGCATGGAACAATGGCCAACTGTATCTGGCTTCAGAGTGCCCACCAGCCAAAGCGAGACTTCTAAATAA
- a CDS encoding DUF4199 domain-containing protein — protein MEEPTQVTVSKRSIGAMFGLYSGIASVVIFFVLHFLGNNPFGNARFIGTVVTIVLMVLAHKKFKDSGDGFMSFGEGFEIGFWMVLVSTTISTLIPYLYVTYVDYAPMTMFLDDQLFQMQEKGTPDETIEMAQTWTKKLFWVFAGIGGLIGGVVISLLVSIFTQKRSAASEFN, from the coding sequence ATGGAAGAACCAACACAGGTAACTGTTAGTAAAAGATCTATAGGAGCGATGTTCGGATTATATTCCGGCATCGCTTCTGTTGTTATATTTTTTGTCCTGCATTTCCTGGGAAATAACCCTTTCGGGAATGCCCGCTTCATCGGTACCGTTGTCACCATTGTATTGATGGTGCTGGCTCATAAAAAATTCAAAGACTCCGGTGATGGATTCATGTCCTTTGGTGAAGGATTTGAAATAGGATTCTGGATGGTCCTGGTTTCGACCACCATTTCAACTTTAATTCCTTACCTCTATGTGACTTATGTTGATTATGCCCCCATGACAATGTTTCTGGATGATCAGCTTTTTCAGATGCAGGAAAAAGGTACTCCCGATGAGACCATTGAAATGGCTCAGACGTGGACAAAGAAATTGTTCTGGGTGTTTGCAGGCATCGGAGGTTTGATTGGTGGGGTCGTCATCTCACTGCTGGTTTCCATCTTTACTCAGAAGAGAAGCGCAGCCAGCGAGTTTAATTGA
- a CDS encoding DUF4199 domain-containing protein: MEETTEQPTTLLKHAIKWGAICGGISIFLSIMLYVIDYTLMVQLKFLLLFLAIYLGVTIYAGIDYRGTQGRFLPYGKAFQHGFILLAFSGLIATIWNFLLYNVIDTELPQKLMEATMENTRAMMENFGAPADSIDAELAKAEERTKGQFTPAGQALGFVYITIFSAVMALISAIFVKRNEPVEEM; this comes from the coding sequence ATGGAAGAAACTACCGAACAACCCACCACCCTCCTGAAGCATGCCATTAAATGGGGTGCCATTTGTGGAGGTATCAGCATATTCCTTTCAATCATGCTTTATGTGATTGATTATACTCTCATGGTTCAGCTGAAATTTCTCTTATTATTCCTGGCAATCTATCTGGGAGTAACGATCTATGCAGGCATTGATTACAGAGGAACTCAGGGTCGTTTTCTTCCCTATGGAAAAGCTTTTCAGCATGGATTTATCCTCCTCGCTTTTTCAGGTCTGATAGCAACCATCTGGAACTTCCTGTTGTATAATGTGATCGATACAGAGCTTCCACAAAAGCTTATGGAAGCGACCATGGAAAATACACGCGCTATGATGGAGAACTTCGGTGCTCCTGCCGATAGTATTGATGCAGAGCTTGCAAAAGCAGAAGAACGTACAAAAGGACAATTCACTCCTGCGGGACAGGCATTGGGCTTTGTGTACATCACTATCTTCTCAGCAGTCATGGCATTGATCTCAGCCATCTTTGTAAAGAGAAATGAGCCTGTTGAAGAAATGTAA
- a CDS encoding DUF4199 domain-containing protein has product MFSKIISSPMVKVSARYGAIAGVLCIIFLVTFFYMGRSPFLINPYLDFRVPLFALLIFFSLKEVRDYYNGGILYMWQGMGTSMLFVAFAALIAALGIVIFGTIQPQFLADYVTEFTKQIRELPADRVEQIGKETLDRSLNALPKTTIGDLASLYVWQSFVMGFFISVIISVILRRQPKPQ; this is encoded by the coding sequence ATGTTCAGTAAGATCATTAGCTCTCCCATGGTGAAAGTGTCGGCACGCTACGGAGCGATTGCCGGCGTGTTGTGCATTATTTTCCTGGTGACATTCTTTTATATGGGAAGAAGTCCTTTTCTCATCAATCCCTATCTCGATTTTCGTGTTCCTTTATTTGCACTGCTGATCTTCTTCTCTTTGAAAGAAGTAAGAGACTATTATAATGGTGGTATACTTTATATGTGGCAGGGGATGGGTACAAGCATGTTGTTTGTGGCGTTTGCAGCATTGATTGCAGCGCTCGGAATTGTCATCTTCGGCACTATTCAACCCCAGTTTCTGGCGGATTATGTGACAGAATTCACAAAGCAGATCAGGGAATTACCTGCCGATCGGGTAGAACAAATCGGAAAAGAAACCCTTGATCGCAGTTTAAACGCACTTCCCAAGACAACCATCGGCGATTTAGCCAGCCTTTATGTGTGGCAAAGCTTTGTCATGGGCTTTTTTATAAGCGTAATAATCTCTGTAATTTTAAGACGTCAACCAAAACCCCAATAA
- the pyrC gene encoding dihydroorotase: MKILIQSTTILDSNSPFHKKKKNVLIQNGRITEIGDKNFSADKVIDAKNMILSIGWFDLGAYVGDPGCEQREDINSLMKAAAAGGFTEVAVLPNTTPPIQTKNDVSYLTNSNDSRLVQIHALASVTRNNKGEELTEMIDLHEAGAIAFTDGLKSIWHTDIFMKSLQYLQKFNGLLIDHPEDIWLNLFGQMHEGLNSTRLGLKGMPRIAEELPLSRNIELLQYAGGRVHFSRLSTAKSIDLVRSAKKKGLSVSCDITSYQPLMDDGMLEDFDTYYKVNPPLREKADKDALIKGLNDGTIDVLCSGHLPQDDESKDLEFDHADFGITNLQTFGSNLESLSESVAWADLIEKVTTAPRALLGIEVPVIDVDQKANLTLFDPACEWTLDAKTNFSKSKNSPWYGKKVKGKVIAVFNNSKNWLDVQ; encoded by the coding sequence ATGAAAATACTGATCCAATCTACCACCATCCTCGATTCAAATTCCCCATTCCATAAAAAGAAAAAAAATGTTCTGATTCAGAACGGTCGTATCACAGAGATCGGCGACAAGAATTTTTCAGCCGACAAAGTCATCGATGCGAAGAACATGATCCTGTCCATCGGCTGGTTTGACCTCGGTGCATATGTTGGAGATCCCGGCTGCGAACAAAGAGAAGATATCAATTCACTGATGAAGGCCGCCGCTGCCGGTGGATTTACAGAAGTGGCGGTGCTTCCCAATACAACACCTCCCATTCAGACAAAGAATGACGTTAGCTACCTGACGAACAGTAATGACTCACGACTGGTGCAGATCCATGCTTTAGCTTCTGTCACACGTAATAACAAAGGAGAAGAGCTCACCGAAATGATCGACCTCCATGAAGCAGGAGCCATCGCATTTACTGATGGATTGAAGTCGATCTGGCATACGGATATTTTCATGAAGTCTCTTCAATACTTACAGAAGTTCAACGGATTGCTGATCGATCACCCGGAAGATATCTGGCTCAACCTGTTTGGTCAGATGCACGAAGGACTTAACAGCACACGCCTTGGATTAAAAGGAATGCCCCGCATTGCAGAGGAGCTTCCACTGAGCAGAAACATCGAGCTATTGCAATATGCAGGAGGCAGAGTTCACTTTTCAAGATTGTCTACCGCGAAGAGTATTGACCTGGTTCGTTCCGCAAAGAAGAAAGGCTTGTCGGTAAGCTGTGATATCACGTCTTATCAGCCGTTGATGGATGATGGTATGCTGGAAGATTTTGACACTTATTATAAAGTGAATCCTCCACTGCGTGAAAAAGCTGATAAAGATGCATTGATAAAAGGATTGAACGACGGAACTATCGACGTGCTTTGCTCCGGTCACCTTCCACAGGATGATGAGAGCAAGGATCTTGAATTTGATCATGCGGATTTCGGAATCACCAACCTTCAGACATTCGGTTCGAATCTTGAGTCATTGTCTGAATCGGTTGCCTGGGCAGACCTGATAGAGAAAGTAACAACAGCACCAAGAGCGTTGCTGGGAATTGAAGTTCCGGTGATTGATGTGGATCAGAAGGCCAACCTTACACTGTTTGACCCGGCATGCGAATGGACGTTGGATGCAAAAACCAATTTCTCGAAATCCAAAAACTCTCCATGGTACGGAAAGAAAGTAAAAGGCAAAGTGATTGCCGTATTCAATAACTCCAAGAACTGGTTAGATGTTCAGTAA
- a CDS encoding sigma-70 family RNA polymerase sigma factor: MQEIDLVRKCQQGDKKAQEALFTLYGNYMFRICFRYIKSQADSEDVMISGFTKIYQHVSTFRYEGAGSLNGWMKRIMINESLMWLRRRHNFHLTETLDETTPEPSMDQFSQLEAEDIYRFITELPTGYRTVFNLSVVEGYSHQEIAESLKITESTSRSQLFKAKALLKKLLTQEGFHYGT, encoded by the coding sequence TTGCAGGAAATTGACCTCGTAAGAAAGTGCCAGCAAGGCGACAAAAAAGCTCAGGAGGCACTCTTCACTCTCTACGGGAATTATATGTTCCGGATCTGCTTCCGGTACATCAAAAGTCAGGCAGACAGTGAGGACGTCATGATCAGCGGCTTCACAAAGATCTACCAGCATGTTTCAACCTTTCGCTATGAAGGCGCCGGCAGCCTGAATGGATGGATGAAGAGGATTATGATCAATGAATCACTGATGTGGTTGCGGCGCAGACATAATTTTCATCTGACAGAAACATTGGATGAAACAACACCTGAACCATCCATGGATCAGTTCAGTCAGCTGGAAGCAGAAGACATCTATCGTTTTATAACCGAATTACCAACAGGCTATCGTACGGTTTTCAACTTGTCGGTAGTGGAAGGTTACAGTCACCAGGAGATCGCGGAGTCTTTGAAGATCACAGAAAGCACATCACGATCTCAATTATTCAAAGCAAAGGCATTGTTGAAAAAACTATTAACACAGGAGGGGTTTCATTATGGAACATGA